The proteins below are encoded in one region of Chroicocephalus ridibundus chromosome 9, bChrRid1.1, whole genome shotgun sequence:
- the DPP8 gene encoding dipeptidyl peptidase 8 isoform X4, with amino-acid sequence MHLKENHQIDEKTPIKPATAATAHPWCDQDKPTSTRCCGVQPPARNKTPFQAETCFTFQIERWLPTQRFDNGGRNKVFVQGKIAASYLRGSAETGQQRQTCNMAAAMETEQPGLEIFETAGREEQVQREEQPKLEPFYVERHSWSQLRKLLTDTRKYHGYMMAKAPHDFTFVKKNDPEGPHSDRIYYLAMSGENRENTLFYSEIPKTINKAAVLLLSWKPLLDLFPAILDYGMYSREEELLRERKRIGTIGIASYDYHRESGTFLFQAGSGIYHVKDGGPHGFTQQPLRPILVETGCPNIRMDPKLCPADPNWIAFIHSNDIWISNIETREERRLTFVHNELASVEEDPKSAGVATFVLQEEFDRYTGYWWSPKAQPTLNGGKVLRILYEENDESEVEIIHVTSPMLETRRTDSFRYPKTGTANPKVTFKISEVTINAEGRIADVVDKELVQPFEILFEGVEYIARAGWTPEGK; translated from the exons ATGCATCTTAAAGAAAACCACCAAATAGATGAGAAAACCCCAATAAAACCAGCTACAGCAGCTACGGCGCATCCTTGGTGTGACCAGGACAAGCCCACCAGCACAAGGTGCTGCGGTGTGCAGCCGCCTGCCCGAAACAAAACCCCCTTTCAGGCAGAGACCTGCTTTACCTTTCAAATCGAGCGCTGGCTCCCGACGCAGAGGTTTGATAACGGTGGCAGAAACAAGGTCTTTGTGCAAGGAAAAATTGCTGCCAGCTATCTCCGGGGTTCGGCGGAGACAGGACAGCAAAGAC AAACATGCAACATGGCAGCAGCCATGGAAACTGAACAGCCGGGCCTTGAAATCTTTGAAACTGCGGGCCGTgaggagcaggtccagagagAGGAGCAGCCAAAACTGGAACCTTTCTATGTAGAGAGACATTCCTGGAGCCAGCTTCGGAAACTGCTCACAGATACACGGAAGTATCATGGGTACATGATGGCAAAAGCCCCTCATGACTTTACGTTTGTGAAGAAAAATGATCCTGAAGGACCTCATTCTGATAGGATCTACTACCTGG CAATGTCTGGGGAGAACAGGGAGAACACGCTCTTCTACTCTGAAATTCCCAAAACCATAAACAAAGCTGCCGTCCTGTTGCTTTCCTGGAAGCCTCTTTTGGATCTTTTTCCG GCCATCCTGGACTATGGGATGTACTCTCGCGAAGAGGAGTTGCTGCGGGAGAGGAAGCGAATTGGCACCATTGGGATTGCCTCTTATGACTACCACCGAGAAAGTGGCACCTTTCTGTTTCAGGCTGGGAGTGGAATTTATCATGTAAAAGATGGAGGCCCTCATGGATTCACT CAACAGCCTTTAAGACCCATTCTCGTAGAGACCGGTTGTCCGAATATCCGTATGGATCCCAAACTTTGTCCTGCTGATCCAAATTGGATTGCATTTATCCATAGCAATGACATCTGGATATCCAATATAGAAACCAGGGAAGAAAGGAGGCTAACATTTGTGCACAATG AGCTGGCCAGTGTTGAGGAGGATCCAAAATCTGCTGGCGTGGCTACTTTCGTGTTGCAGGAGGAATTTGACAGATACACTGGCTACTGGTGGAGCCCAAAGGCACAGCCAA CACTGAATGGGGGTAAAGTTCTTCGAattctttatgaagaaaatgatGAGTCAGAGGTGGAAATTATTCATGTCACATCGCCCATGCTGGAGACAAGAAGAACAGATTCTTTCCGGTACCCCAAAACTG GTACAGCAAATCCAAAGGTCACTTTCAAGATATCTGAAGTGACAATCAATGCGGAAGGCAGA ATTGCAGATGTTGTGGATAAAGAGCTAGTTCAGCCGTTCGAGATCCTCTTTGAAGGAGTAGAGTACATTGCTAGAGCTGGGTGGACGCCAGAAGGAAAATAG
- the HACD3 gene encoding very-long-chain (3R)-3-hydroxyacyl-CoA dehydratase 3: MAGPSLRPHVHWAQRHRELYLRVELSDVQHPDIAITDNVLHFKAQGHGAKGDNIYEFQIEFLEPVEPKPVCRVTQRQLNITVQKKESNWWERLTKQEKRPLFLAPDFDRWLDESDAEMELKEKEEEKINKMKIESRVPKDPFKHLKKGYLVMYNLVQFLGFSWIFVNMTVRLFILGKDSFYDTFHTIADMMYFCQTLALMEIMNSLIGLVRSPLIPAVVQVFGRNFILFVVLGSLEEMQSKPVVFFIFYFWSIIELFRYPYYMLSCIGIEWKPLTWLRYTTWIPLYPLGGLAEAVCIIQSIPIFSETGKYSLGLPNPLNVTIQFSFLLQIYLIALFLGVFVNFRHLYKQRKQHLGPKKRKMK, encoded by the exons ATGGCGGGCCCCAGCCTGCGGCCGCACGTGCACTGGGCGCAGCGGCATCGCGAGCTCTACCTGCGCGTGGAGCTGAGTGACGTGCAG CACCCGGACATCGCCATCACCGACAACGTGCTGCATTTCAAAG ctcagggtcatggtgCCAAAGGGGACAACATCTACGAATTTCAGATCGAGTTCCTAGAACCGGTTGAGCCTAAA CCTGTATGCAGGGTGACTCAAAGGCAGCTGAACATCACTGTGCAGAAAAAAGAGAGTAACTGGTGGGAGAGACTCACCAAGCAAGAGAAGCGCCCACTCTTCCTAGCTCCCGACTTCGACCGCTGGTTAGATGAATCGGATGCTGAAATGGAACTCAAGGAGAAG gaagaagaaaagattaacaaaatgaaaatagaatCCAGAGTCCCAAAAGACC CTTTCAAACACCTGAAGAAGGGATACTTAGTTATGTATAATCTTGTACAGTTTTTGGGATTCTCTTGGATATTTGTGAACATGACAGTACGACTGTTCATCTTAGGAAAAG ATTCCTTCTATGATACTTTTCACACTATTGCTGACATGATGTATTTCTGCCAGACCCTGGCATTAATGGAGATCATGAATTCACTAATAGGACTAGTCAGATCACCGCTGATACCTGCTGTAGTGCAG gTATTtggaagaaactttattttgtttgttgtcCTCGGAAGCTTAGAGGAAATGCAGAGCAAACCTGTGGtgttcttcatattttatttctggagTATCATTGAGCTGTTCAG GTATCCATATTACATGCTTTCATGTATCGGTATTGAATGGAAACCACTAACCTGGCTCCGTTACACTACCTGGATCCCTCTCTACCCTTTAGGAGGCTTGGCAGAAG CCGTCTGTATCATTCAATCCATTCCAATCTTCAGTGAAACAGGGAAATATAGTCTGGGACTGCCAAATCCACTGAACGTCACAAtccagttttcatttttgcttcaaaTATACCTTATAGCCTTGTTTTTAG GGGTATTTGTAAACTTCCGTCACCTCTACAAGCAAAGGAAACAGCACCTGGGaccaaagaagagaaagatgaagTAA
- the INTS14 gene encoding integrator complex subunit 14, which produces MPTVVVMDVSLSMTRPVSVEGSEEYQRKHLAVHGLTMLFEHMATNYKLEFTALVVFSSLWELMVPFTRDYNTLQEALSNMDDYDKTCLESALLGVCNIVQQEWGAAIPCQVVLVTDGCLGIGRGSLRHSLATHNQRSESNRFPLPFPFPSKLYVMCMANLEELQSTDSLDCLERLIDLNNGEGQIFTIDGPLCLKNVQSMFGKLIDLAYTPFHAVLKCGHLTSDVQVFPRPEPFIIDEEIDPIPKAINTDLEIVGFVDIADISSPPVLSRHLVLPIALNREGDEVGPGITDDTEDENSANQIAGKIPNFCVLLHGSLKVEGMVAVVQLGPEWYGMLYSQADSKKKSNLMMSLFEPGPEPLPWLGKMAQLGPISDAKENPYGEDDNKSPFPLQPKNKRSYAQNVTVWIKPSGLQTDVQKILRNARKLPEKTQTFYKELNRLRKAALAFGFLDLLKGVADMLERECTLLPDTAHPDAAFQLTHAAQQLKVASTGASEYAAYDHNIAPLQTDFSSSSTERM; this is translated from the exons ATGCCGACGGTGGTGGTGATGGACGTGTCGCTCTCCATGACACGGCCAGTGTCAGTGGAGGGCTCCGAGGAGTACCAGCGGAAACACCTGGCTGTCCACGGCCTGACCATGCTCTTTGAGCATATGGCGACCAACTACAAGCTGGAGTTCACGGCCTTGGTGGTGTTTTCCTCGCTCTGGGAGCTGATGGTGCCTTTTACGAGAGACTACAACACGCTGCAG GAAGCCCTGAGTAACATGGATGATTATGACAAAACCTGTCTAGAGTCAGCGCTGCTGGGGGTTTGCAATATTGTCCAGCAGGAATGGGGTGCAGCAATTCCTTGCCAG GTTGTTCTTGTCACTGATGGCTGCTTGGGGATCGGCAGAGGCTCCCTGCGGCACTCACTAGCTACTCACAACCAGCGGAGTGAAAGCAACCGGTTTCCACTGCCTTTCCCATTCCCGTCCAAGTTGTATGTCATGTGCATGGCAAATCTCGAAGAG cttcAAAGCACAGATTCCTTAGACTGTCTGGAGCGGCTCATAGATTTAAACAATGGGGAAGGGCAAATTTTCACCATCGATGGACCCCTTTGCCTGAAGAATGTACAGTCTATGTTTGG GAAGCTAATAGACCTGGCTTATACACCATTCCATGCTGTTCTCAAGTGTGGCCACTTAACATCTGACGTGCAAGTATTTCCCAGACCAGAACCTTTCATTATAGATGAGGAAATAGACCCCATCCCTAAAGCAATTAATACAG ATCTAGAAATTGTTGGTTTTGTAGATATAGCTGACATTTCTAGCCCTCCTGTCTTGTCCAGACACTTGGTACTGCCCATTGCACTAAACAGAG AAGGTGATGAGGTGGGACCTGGGATCACAGATGACACCGAAGACGAGAATTCAGCTAATCAGATTGCTGGGAAAATCCCcaacttctgtgttttattacATGGCAGCCTGAAAGTGGAAGGCATGGTGGCTGTCGTGCAGTTGGG GCCAGAGTGGTATGGAATGCTCTATTCACAAGCTGATAGCAAGAAGAAATCAAACCTTATGATGTCGCTTTTTGAACCTGGTCCTGAGCCCCTTCCATGGCTGGGGAAGATGGCACAGCTTGGACCTATTTCAG aTGCGAAAGAAAATCCTTATGGAGAGGATGACAATAAGAGCCCTTTCCCCTTGCAACCCAAGAACAAACGCAGTTACGCGCAGAATGTAACTGTATGGATTAAACCAAGCGGCCTCCAG acagaCGTACAGAAGATCTTGAGAAATGCGAGGAAACTCCCTGAAAAAACTCAAACCTTCTATAAA GAACTTAATCGTTTACGAAAGGCAGCTCTGGCCTTTGGCTTTTTGGACCTCTTGAAAGGTGTGGCAGACATGCTGGAGCGGGAGTGCACCCTGCTTCCTGACACGGCTCATCCCGATGCGGCGTTTCAGCTCACACACGCTGCTCAGCAGCTCAAAGTGGCAAGTACGGGAGCATCGGAATATGCTGCCTATGATCATAACATTGCTCCACTGCAGACAGACTTTTCCAGTAGCAGCACTGAAAGAATGTGA